One Ricinus communis isolate WT05 ecotype wild-type chromosome 2, ASM1957865v1, whole genome shotgun sequence DNA segment encodes these proteins:
- the LOC8282751 gene encoding cationic peroxidase 1: MAFSSLIYGLYLYMLLFSLGYAQLSPNYYATTCPKALSTIRTAVHNAVVKEHRMGASLLRMHFHDCFVNGCDASVLLDDISPSFTGEKTAGPNANSLRGFDVIDTIKSQVESICPGVVSCADILAVAARDSVVALGGPSWQVELGRRDSTTASYDAANTDLPSPLMDLSDLISALSRKGFTAKEMVALAGSHTIGQARCLMFRGRLYNETNIDSALATSLKSDCPTTGSDDNLSPLDATSPVIFDNSYFKNLVNNKGLLHSDQQLFSGGSTNSQVKTYSTDPFTFYADFANAMIKMGKLSPLTGTDGQIRTDCRKVN; encoded by the exons ATGGCATTTTCTTCATTAATCTAtggattatatttatatatgctCTTGTTTAGCTTAGGGTATGCACAATTGTCCCCCAATTACTATGCCACAACATGCCCAAAAGCCCTTTCTACCATTAGAACAGCCGTGCACAATGCTGTTGTCAAGGAGCACCGCATGGGGGCATCTTTGCTTCGCATGCATTTCCATGACTGCTTTGTTAAT GGATGCGATGCATCAGTCTTATTAGATGACATCTCACCAAGTTTCACTGGAGAGAAGACTGCAGGCCCAAATGCAAATTCTCTGAGAGGTTTTGATGTGATTGACACTATTAAATCACAAGTCGAATCCATTTGCCCTGGTGTAGTTTCTTGTGCTGATATTCTTGCTGTTGCTGCTCGAGACTCAGTTGTTGCT TTGGGTGGTCCCTCATGGCAAGTTGAGTTGGGCAGAAGAGACTCCACCACTGCAAGTTATGATGCTGCAAACACAGATCTTCCATCCCCACTAATGGATCTCAGTGACCTTATATCTGCCTTATCACGCAAAGGATTCACTGCCAAAGAAATGGTTGCACTTGCTG GATCTCACACAATAGGCCAAGCCAGGTGCTTGATGTTCCGGGGCAGACTCTACAATGAGACCAACATTGATTCAGCACTAGCAACATCACTAAAATCTGATTGTCCGACCACAGGCAGTGATGACAATCTCTCTCCACTAGATGCTACTAGCCCTGTCATATTTGATAATAGCTATTTCAAGAACTTGGTAAACAACAAAGGCCTTCTGCACTCAGATCAGCAGCTTTTCAGTGGTGGCTCCACCAATTCACAGGTGAAAACCTATAGCACAGAtccttttactttttatgCAGATTTTGCCAATGCCATGATCAAGATGGGGAAACTTAGTCCGCTAACAGGAACTGATGGGCAGATTCGAACCGACTGCCGGAAAGTAAACTGA